Below is a window of Pocillopora verrucosa isolate sample1 chromosome 6, ASM3666991v2, whole genome shotgun sequence DNA.
CGTTGGTTATAACAAAAGTAACACCGTTTTAACTGAAATTTGGACCTTTCTCAAATTGataaatttgtgttttttttcgtgTGTAAAGAACGCcaagttatctttttttgttttctcttctcgCGACGAGTTTGACCCATGctaaaaaataagttaaaatacttaaatttaAGTGAATTTTAGACTTTCGCCTCCTTTGATGGCTTAAGAATTGAGTGCCGTATGTCACGCTGGTACTGAAACATAATCATGTGAGGTGTATCTGAAGGATTATCAGCGTTTTAAATAAGCCCATTACAACATCTTTTGTAAACGCCTCTGCCTACTTATTGCTAAATAATTTTGAacgcttaatttttttaaggggttgaaaaaaatttaggttaCCAAACCGCGATGCTACAAAATTTTGCCCATTATGAACGTATCAATATTATTTAAAGCCACTAATTTTTGCCATTCAGCTAAAGgctatgaaaattttttttccaataatagCTCTGTAAACATGAAAACCAACCTTCGCCTTCTTGGGTTTCACAGGCAGAGAAACCAACGTCGGCTTCGATGTTTGTTTGCTGCTCCTGGCACGGTTGTTGATCCTCAGTTCTCGCCTTATTCAGTTTGGTTCCAGCGTATGGCCATCGCGGCAAAACTTGCACAAACATTGGGTTGTAGCGAACTGCACAAAGGCGGTACACCGGAATATTTGGCCATTTCGCAAAACTAGAATTCATGGATGGTATCAGAGTAGGAACATCTTTTCTTGGCCTTGTAGAAAAATCATCGCGTAGAATATTCTCAATCGAGAAGGATAGCTTTGATTTCTGGTTTTTAAGATCCATCGAGATCATTAGCTTGCTCTTCGTATCACGACGTGACCTTACAATGTCAAATCACTGAGGAAAGTGAAACTTTTGACGCCAGCGCATGATTTTAACAACAAAGAGTCACAGATATTTAAAGCCAGGGTTCCTGGACCTGTTAGGACCCGTGTGGAGTTGCTAATTTTAGCAACAAGGCTGAGTAGATTTTCCGCCCTGCATTTACCCCGTCACTGCGTGGGAAATTACATCTATTTAACTCAGTTAATAGGAGTAGTTTTTCCGGGAAAACAGAGCTGATGGTTTACG
It encodes the following:
- the LOC131783460 gene encoding homeobox protein Hox-A9, encoding MISMDLKNQKSKLSFSIENILRDDFSTRPRKDVPTLIPSMNSSFAKWPNIPVYRLCAVRYNPMFVQVLPRWPYAGTKLNKARTEDQQPCQEQQTNIEADVGFSACETQEGEDERNENKAKIESKSEKCLKVKALERKRRHRSHFTQRQLQYLDKIFSRQQYLTRDERTLLARGLEMTELQIRNWFQNRRYQRKHRANKTTKPDEEGSPSSVRNED